Proteins co-encoded in one Bacteroidales bacterium genomic window:
- a CDS encoding prolyl oligopeptidase family serine peptidase: MKKIFLTTVIILIIPLLMKSQDIIKYPVTKKVDTIDTYFGTKVPDPYRWLEDDTSAATSNWVKEENAVTEKYFEKIPFRNILKERLTKIWNYPKFDVPFKGGTKYFFYKNDGMQNQSVLYIQDALDKEPRVMLDPNKLSTDGTVALAELSVSNNGKYLVYYTSTGGSDWNEGYVIDIENNKLLTDHLKWIKFSGIAWKGDGFYYSRYDEPEKGKELSQKNEFQKMYYHKIGDEQSNDILIYSNKDNAERNYGAQTTEDEKFLIMSETETTSGNGLYYLRLDKNEKEFKQIAKGFDFDYGVIDDYNDKLIMITNCHAPKYKLVLVDPEKPEEKNWVTIIPEKTEVLQGVSYVGGKLIAEYLKDAYSKSYIYTLDGKLEGEVQYPCIGSAGGFSGKKEDNIAFYSFTSFTFPATIYKFDVSANKSTVYKKPEIDFNAENFETKQVFYTSKDGTKIPMFLIYKKGIVLNGNNPTLLYGYGGFNISLTPSFSLSRLLFIENGGIYAMANIRGGGEYGEDWHMAGTKMKKQNVFDDFIYAAQYLIDNKFTSSEKLAIMGGSNGGLLIGACMTQRPDLFKVCIPQVGVMDMLRYQKFTIGKAWSSDYGTSEDSPEMFKYIYGYSPLHNIKAGVKYPATLVMTADHDDRVVPAHSFKFISTLQEKQTGINPVLIRIESMAGHGAGKPTSKIINEYSDLYSFIMFNLGMNPKY; the protein is encoded by the coding sequence GAAAATGCCGTTACCGAAAAATATTTTGAAAAAATTCCTTTTCGCAACATATTGAAAGAACGTCTTACCAAAATCTGGAACTATCCAAAATTCGATGTTCCTTTTAAAGGCGGCACAAAATATTTCTTTTATAAAAACGATGGAATGCAGAATCAAAGCGTGCTCTATATTCAGGATGCACTCGACAAAGAACCCCGCGTAATGCTCGATCCGAATAAGCTTTCTACCGATGGCACTGTTGCTCTTGCTGAATTATCAGTTTCAAATAATGGTAAATATCTTGTTTATTATACGTCAACCGGTGGTTCCGACTGGAACGAAGGTTATGTGATAGATATTGAAAACAACAAACTTCTTACCGACCATCTGAAATGGATAAAATTTTCGGGCATTGCCTGGAAAGGTGATGGATTCTACTATAGCCGTTACGACGAACCGGAAAAAGGAAAAGAACTTTCTCAAAAAAATGAATTTCAGAAAATGTATTACCATAAAATTGGGGACGAACAAAGCAACGATATTTTAATATACAGCAATAAAGATAACGCAGAACGCAATTACGGAGCGCAAACTACCGAAGATGAAAAATTTTTGATTATGTCGGAAACCGAGACTACCAGCGGGAATGGATTATATTATCTTCGACTTGATAAAAACGAAAAAGAATTTAAACAAATAGCAAAAGGTTTTGATTTTGATTATGGAGTTATTGATGATTATAATGACAAACTCATTATGATTACCAATTGCCATGCGCCTAAATATAAACTGGTTTTAGTTGACCCGGAAAAACCTGAAGAAAAAAATTGGGTAACCATTATTCCTGAAAAAACAGAAGTACTACAAGGTGTTTCTTATGTTGGCGGAAAACTTATTGCCGAATACCTAAAAGACGCTTACAGCAAATCATACATTTACACACTTGACGGAAAACTGGAAGGCGAAGTGCAGTATCCATGCATAGGCTCAGCAGGCGGTTTCAGCGGTAAAAAAGAAGATAATATTGCTTTCTATTCATTCACATCATTTACTTTCCCTGCAACTATTTATAAATTTGATGTGAGTGCTAACAAATCTACAGTATATAAAAAACCTGAAATTGATTTTAATGCTGAAAACTTTGAAACCAAACAAGTGTTCTATACCAGTAAAGACGGCACTAAAATTCCAATGTTCCTTATTTACAAAAAAGGAATCGTGCTGAATGGAAACAATCCTACTTTATTATATGGATATGGTGGTTTTAATATCAGTTTAACTCCAAGTTTCAGTTTGAGCCGTCTGCTTTTTATTGAAAATGGTGGAATATATGCCATGGCAAATATTCGCGGAGGTGGTGAATATGGAGAAGACTGGCATATGGCAGGAACCAAAATGAAAAAACAAAATGTTTTCGACGACTTTATTTATGCTGCTCAATATTTGATCGACAATAAATTTACATCTTCCGAAAAGCTTGCTATCATGGGCGGTTCAAACGGTGGTTTATTAATTGGTGCTTGTATGACTCAGCGCCCTGATTTATTTAAAGTGTGTATTCCACAGGTTGGAGTTATGGACATGTTACGTTATCAGAAATTCACAATTGGTAAAGCATGGTCGAGCGACTATGGCACCAGCGAAGATAGTCCTGAAATGTTTAAATATATTTATGGTTATTCTCCGCTTCACAATATCAAAGCCGGTGTAAAATATCCTGCAACGCTTGTAATGACAGCAGATCACGACGACCGCGTTGTGCCTGCACATTCATTTAAATTCATTTCCACGTTACAGGAAAAGCAAACAGGCATTAATCCTGTTCTCATTCGTATTGAATCAATGGCCGGACATGGCGCAGGAAAACCGACTTCAAAAATTATCAATGAATATTCTGACCTGTATTCTTTTATTATGTTTAATTTGGGTATGAATCCTAAATATTAA